ACACTCAGACTTCCACAGTAATGTTGCACAATGATTATGTTTATTGATCCTTAAATTGTGTTTGGTGTACAAAAGGATTCAGAGAAGGAAAACATTATAGATTGAGGAAATTGTACTTTTGATAGTTCTAAGAGTGTTTTTAAATGACGGATAGAGCGTCAGTGTTGAAAAAGGCAGGGGTAGAGAGGTGAGTCGACAGGCTAGGTCTGTGCTGTTAAGGATGTTTCATAACTTTATCTCTTTGTATTCTCTTTCCTAGCTGCCTCAGGCATTAACCAtccaaattaaaaattaaacagataCACAGAGAATTGTGTGAACCTCTGGCTAGAATTAcatacttttaaaaaacacaaaatacaaatccTGCTTGTGTTTTGCTTGCACTTGTTGTGTGGCATTGTTAGTATTATTGTAATGAATTTTCTACCCAATAAatacccccccacacacacccccacccccaccccaccccaatAAAATGCGTAACTCATCCAAATGAGCTGTCACAAAATGCCATGTAGCCAGGGAATGAATAAAGGCACTCAGGCCCAGCAGAAACAGCCAGTGATTGCAACTAATCAGCCAATGCTCACTCCTGGCTACATTCACCATTAAGGGTGCACACAACCCACTTCCATCACTGGAAGTCTAGTTTTTAGGATTTGCCACAATGTTGGCAGTGAGCAACAGGAGAACTGAACATCCAGTTCACTGAGGATCTCTTCTAAACTAATGCATGTTTCTTGCCACTGTAAAAGATTAACAAAGCAAACTGCTTCTGCACTGGTTACAGAAGCAGAGTTAACATCAAAAACTACGTGCTCTGGTAAAAACGGCAAGTGACATCTGACTGATCAGgtgaaaacatataaaacaaacacttcatCATCACACTCTCAGATCACTTTCAACACTTAAGCAAGCCTTCTCATTAGTTAGCATAGTGTTTCAAGACATGATCAACCATGGCTTGGTTTGTAGCCTTGTGGTTAGAACAGTGTGTTCTTGTCTCCAGTGAAAGAGCACAACTTTATCTTAAAGACCTTAAAGACTAACTTGGTCAACTTCACATTAACAGGTTCATACAAACATATCCCAAGGTGTGTTGTGGATGTCTAACACATCTCCAGAGCAACCAGCACAgtaacagagacagaaatgacagGACGTGGCACCAAAATCAGGAGTCGTACTTTTAATTCAAAGTCGGATCTTTCAATATTCATAATCCCCCAATGTTTTATTCTCTTAAAAGCAGAGGGAAGATTTTCTCAGTGAAGAGACTGGGTCTTTGAATTGAAGGTGCCCGAGGGCTCTGCGATCAAATGCTTTTTGACACGATTAGAGGTGAAAACAGGACATTTCAGCATGAACTGGAAAGGAGAGACTCTGGTTTTAACTTATTTGTCTCAGGATCATACAAGTTGGTGTCTTGCTCCATTCTGTCTTGGAGGCTGCCAAACTTCATGGTGAATACTTAATATTTTCCTTTAACAGTTGTCATTTCTCAGATTGTTACCGCCATAAGGCACATTCCCACTGTGCGTGTTTTTGGCTCCTCCACAGGTATCAACAGAGGCAGCTGTTTTCGGATCAATCATTTTCCAGAGGATAACGACTACGACACAGACAGCTCAGAGTACATCTTACGTAAGTCACTGCAACCTCTTCATCTTCAAACACTTCATCCCTTAATCTGCTCTTTTTTCTAGAGCGTTGATGGAGTTATCACAAGGGTACTTAATGTGTCATGACACCTCTACCCCTTCCCCATAAAAAGCCTGATGTCATGACAGAAATTGGAGGCATTGGAGATAATGAATTGTGTTGTGTGCTAAGTAATACAGGGCAGACATTACCCACTTCAGGGCACATTTAACATTTGCCCAACGTAACAAAGATGCTggtaagagagagaaaaaaatagacattttcAGTCGCTGAAAGTTGTCTGAACACTGTGGGTTGTCTAGGTTATTACAGTCCACTCAGCGtgtccatgtttgacagttcaGATCAGCCACACTGACACTGTCATTTTTGCATCTTGTTTGACGTCCCAAGGCAGCTGTCCCCATGTACTGTATTGTCTGTATTGATTGACTTCAACTTGGTCAGGAAGATTAAACTCTGCACTCACATGGTCTCACAGAAAGCCAGCAACATCAGCTGATCAGGCTTTAGTATCCAAGGAGGAGATGATCTGTTTAATGTAAGGAAGCTTTTGCCTTTGTTTACTCCCTTTATTCACTTTCTTGCTACATTGTATCATTGCTACTGGAGTTGTCAGTATCAAGATGTCCATATTGTATATTCAACCTTCACGACTCCTGCCACATATGCCTTTTCACCTTACTTTAGTTTGGTACAACAACTCTAAATATATTTGTACCTTGAATATActctctattttttattttttttttgttcaaatacTTTAAGAGGCAGTTCTCCAACATATTTGGCAGGAGAGTAGTGCTAGAAGTGTGTTTAGTCTGCTGCAATCTACAAgctcaccactagatgccactgAATCCTgaacactggtcctttaaaagaTCTGCTCATGACAGTTTTCTGAGAACCAGATACACCCAGTAGCTTAGGGATTTATTCTACAGTTGAAAAACGTGCGGTACACAATATATGTAACAGAAAAATTTTGATTTTGTATCTTTGGCAGTTGTGTACTGCCATTTTTATACATACCTCCAGGGTCGTCATTGCTAGGCTGTCAGTGAATTGGTCCGTCCATCATTTGGGTCCAGACTGTAATATCTTGATAACTTGGATAGATTATGACATTTTGTCCAGGCATCCATGCCCTCTAGCCCATTAATCTTAGTTTGGTCATCATCCGGTGACCTTTCCTCTGTGGCCACCAGCTGGTCCAAAGGCTTATGTATTCTATGAAACATCTAGTTGTCAGATGTTGATATTCCCAGAGTCCCAGATGTGATGATGCGAGTTGTGACTTTGCCTCTAGCAACATCATCACAAAATGGTGTCCAGTACTGTGGCCTGTGAgcaaatactgtatatgcaaaGTTGATTTATACATTATAATTAGCAACAGATTTATTGTATGGACTCTCAGTCTCGTTGCATTTTAGCCAGTACATCTGTGACAAAAACGCACTCGCCAGTAACATCGTTCAGCCTGTTTACCACCAGTGCTCTACAGTCCTTATCTAACCCTTCTAATTTGTATTGACAAACTTATTTGTCTCTATCTTGTGTGAGCAGGTATAGTACGTGCATCGAGCCTATTCCCAATTCTCAGCACCATCCTTCTGATGTTGGGAGGCCTGTGTGTTGGGGTTGGACGCATCTATAGCAGCAAGAACAACATCCTGCTTAGTGCAGGCATCCTGTTTGTGGCTGCAGGTAGGATGATACTGGCAGTACACCGTACGTACAAACAAATAGATTCTGTGCAGTGCAACACACTGAAAAAGTGAAGACAGATGTCGACAGAAGGTTTCCTTTTAGTGTTTGTGATACAGACATATCTTACTTATTTCGctttaaaagcaaaaagcaaacatttccttttgaaaaagtttttttgaGAAACCTAACACTGctgaaaacacatatttcctCACACAAGGACGAAGGGGATGGTGGTGATTTTGGGCTTTCACTTTTGTccttcacatttcttttcttcaatcTTAacacctcttcctccttctttccttctcttatCTCTCCGGTGTTCAGGCCTGAGCAACATCATTGGTATCATCGTTTACATCTCCAGCAACGCCGGAGATCCCAGTGACAAGAAAGACGAGGACAAGAAGAACCACTACAACTACGGCTGGTCCTTCTACTTCGGCGCACTCTCCTTCATCGTGGCCGAGTCGGTGGGCGTTCTTGCAGTCAACATTTATAtcgagaaaaacaaagagacgcGCTTCAGAGCCAAGAGCGACTTCATCAAAACGACCTCATCCTCTTCGCCGTACTCTCGCATACCAAGTTACCGCTACCGACGACGGCGCTCACGCTCAAGTTCGAGGTCAACAGACCCGTCCCGTGAGCCCTCCCCGGTGGGAATGAAAATtggtggaggaagtggaggcggaggaggcttGGGGATGGGTTTGCCTATGGGGGATATATCCCTGTACGCCCTCAGCAGAGACCCTTTGAAGGGCGGAGGTGGTACCGCAGGGCCGTATAGTCCTGAGAGGGACCGTGGGTTTTTACAAGTCCACAACTGTTACCAGAAAGATGTGAAAGATGGAGTGAACAGGAGGACCACGCCAGTATGAGGTCAGGAGTGCACTGCTGTGTGAAACACTAAGCTTGAAGGACCACATTAGATGTTAGACTGGCGATGAGAAAGGACCATTTGTCCCCAGGACTGCTCAGGCTTTTCAGTAGCAAAGGCCAGACAATTTTTCCGATATCCCCCTGTGATAGAAAATTGGCTGTTCCATTCAGTGGATGACAAAACCTTATATCAAATATCTTTTTATGGTGTGACTCAGtcccttattattattagaaaaaaaGTGGTTGCTGGAATTTtgtaataatattttaacaattttaaaTATGATATTAATATTTGAAAAGTATTTTAGTTCTTGCAGAAACCTTCAAAGATGTCGTGGTTGTGCCAATATTCTTAATAGGTATTCACATATTCATTTGCCTAGTGAAAAGATTAACCTTTTATAGATAAATGCTTAATATAAGAATGTGGGAATGATAGTGATGGTGTGCTTCTTCTGCAGTGGTTTGAAAAGTGTCTCACTTGCTGATTCTTCTgccatgacacacacaaaaaaaatgtttgtctccAAAGTGATTTgctaaaatgaattcatttgtgTGATTGTTTGTTATCAGAGTATTATTGTATTATCATATTTGTAACTTAACACAAATGGTGCTAACTTCTGTACATCTTTAAGAACTATACGCCTTCTCAACTCCTGTTTAAATATTGTACCCCAATAAGCTTTCTCACGCCTGTGTGTGAGTCATGTGTTAAATATGTGCGTTTCAGTATGCTAGTGTGTGTTATGGCTCGGAAACACAGCCACATTCTGAAAACTGTGGAAGAGGGTGGGTGTGGACTTGTTTGGGGGATCTGTGGTACAAGAAACAGCTTTGGGACTGTAAGGCCACAGTTTGACTACTCCACTACACCACTGCTCTGATCTAGTGCCCTCACCTGGATGGGTTACATGCAGTCAGCTAATTCCTTGTACgcgtgtacatatatacatggtTATTTAATTATGGAGATTTAAAAGAGATTCCAGTATGCTGTGTGGTGTATCAGTGTAAACATTAACTGTACAGACCCTGTGTCGTCTTTTACTCTCCATTCCCTCAGGGATGATGTTTGGTACAAATGAGCTCCTAAGTAAGACAGACTGTTACAGGTGTGTGTGGTGAGGTCACGCTGTGCTTTGCTGTTAGTTAACATGATTCTGGTTCCTGCATTCACTGCCTTTGTGTTCGGAgggtttatttaaatacaattgTAAGCCCTTCAGATTCATATTTAAGGTATTTCTGTATGCTTACTACTTCATATCAgcactggaaaataaatattttgatgGAACtgactggaaaaataaatctttttgtgTCAGGGTGTCGTTAAGAGACTTTGTTTTCCGATTTTTATG
The nucleotide sequence above comes from Mugil cephalus isolate CIBA_MC_2020 chromosome 2, CIBA_Mcephalus_1.1, whole genome shotgun sequence. Encoded proteins:
- the LOC125000924 gene encoding voltage-dependent calcium channel gamma-4 subunit-like, producing the protein MAWCDRGVQTLLAVVGAFAAFSLMTIAIGTDYWLYSRAYICNATNVTTDESQMQTKKVRGDLTHSGLWRICCIEGINRGSCFRINHFPEDNDYDTDSSEYILRIVRASSLFPILSTILLMLGGLCVGVGRIYSSKNNILLSAGILFVAAGLSNIIGIIVYISSNAGDPSDKKDEDKKNHYNYGWSFYFGALSFIVAESVGVLAVNIYIEKNKETRFRAKSDFIKTTSSSSPYSRIPSYRYRRRRSRSSSRSTDPSREPSPVGMKIGGGSGGGGGLGMGLPMGDISLYALSRDPLKGGGGTAGPYSPERDRGFLQVHNCYQKDVKDGVNRRTTPV